The following proteins come from a genomic window of Fontisubflavum oceani:
- a CDS encoding sigma-70 family RNA polymerase sigma factor translates to MNKPVPNFGRHARRRRSADMLSAEEERHLVRAWQDRGDRRARDKLIHAFAPLAASIAKRFMRGSGQADPDLIQQANIGLMKAADRFDVDRENRFASYAIWWIRAEIQDYARANKSIVKRPNSAQTRKAAAQIAALEAEMATGLRISRAEADKRLAEALGIDIERVAELRAQISGRDHSLNAPALGDDGEDRIALLVDPDSLEDPAPLRKLEATALRRALVDALSGLPDRERDIVVATQLHDPPATLECLGAQYGVSRERIRQLRERGFERLRESMYLRNFGPEYFT, encoded by the coding sequence ATGAACAAACCTGTCCCCAATTTCGGCCGCCACGCGCGCCGCAGGCGCAGTGCCGACATGCTCTCCGCGGAGGAGGAACGTCATCTGGTTCGCGCCTGGCAGGACCGCGGCGACCGGCGCGCCCGCGACAAGCTGATCCATGCCTTTGCCCCCTTGGCCGCGTCGATTGCGAAACGCTTCATGCGAGGGTCTGGACAGGCTGACCCGGATTTGATCCAGCAAGCGAATATCGGGCTGATGAAGGCCGCCGACCGGTTCGATGTCGATCGCGAAAATCGCTTTGCCAGCTATGCAATCTGGTGGATACGCGCCGAGATTCAGGATTATGCACGCGCCAATAAGTCGATCGTCAAGCGGCCCAACTCCGCGCAAACCCGCAAGGCAGCGGCGCAAATCGCGGCTCTTGAGGCTGAGATGGCGACCGGGCTGCGGATTAGCCGTGCGGAGGCCGACAAACGGCTCGCCGAGGCGCTCGGCATAGATATCGAACGGGTTGCTGAGTTGCGTGCGCAAATCAGCGGTCGCGATCATTCCCTGAACGCACCCGCCCTTGGCGATGATGGGGAAGATCGTATCGCGCTCCTGGTTGATCCGGACAGTCTCGAGGATCCCGCGCCCCTGCGAAAGCTCGAAGCGACAGCACTGCGCCGGGCGCTTGTCGATGCCTTATCCGGCTTGCCTGACCGGGAACGCGATATCGTCGTCGCGACCCAACTCCATGACCCACCCGCGACGCTTGAATGTCTCGGTGCGCAATACGGCGTCTCGAGGGAACGGATTCGACAGCTCCGCGAGCGCGGTTTCGAGCGCCTGCGAGAGAGTATGTACCTGCGGAATTTCGGGCCAGAGTATTTCACCTGA
- a CDS encoding MarR family winged helix-turn-helix transcriptional regulator translates to MINEHQTPDRIAELLVHVGRAARSEDGRSELTAAQWTCLRFFARANSNTRTPSNFASFQATTRGTASQIIKSLESRGLIARRRSDRDGRSVCFDLTEVGQGMLMQDPLRDLMGVIDELGAKERDRFLETLSRLATTLASLREVPSFGTCDDCSHFSSDGGTAYCACISAELATEEIDKLCASYRGPSQTLKTEGERDDRA, encoded by the coding sequence ATGATCAATGAACACCAGACGCCGGATCGAATCGCTGAATTGCTGGTCCATGTGGGCCGCGCTGCGCGCAGTGAGGACGGACGCTCGGAGTTGACGGCGGCGCAGTGGACCTGCTTGCGGTTCTTTGCGCGGGCCAACAGCAACACGCGGACGCCATCAAACTTCGCCAGTTTCCAGGCGACGACGCGGGGGACGGCCTCGCAGATCATCAAATCGCTGGAAAGCCGGGGCCTGATTGCCCGGCGGCGCTCAGACCGAGATGGGCGGAGCGTGTGCTTCGACCTGACAGAGGTCGGGCAGGGGATGCTGATGCAAGATCCGCTGCGCGATCTGATGGGTGTGATTGATGAGCTCGGCGCCAAAGAGCGCGACCGTTTCTTGGAAACATTGTCGCGACTGGCGACGACGCTTGCCAGCCTGAGGGAGGTTCCGTCTTTCGGCACCTGCGACGATTGCAGCCATTTCTCATCGGACGGGGGCACGGCTTATTGCGCCTGCATTTCGGCGGAGCTTGCCACCGAGGAAATCGACAAGCTGTGCGCGAGTTATCGCGGACCAAGCCAGACATTGAAGACGGAAGGAGAACGGGATGACCGGGCCTGA
- a CDS encoding P-loop NTPase: MTGPEQTAGPRMIAISSGKGGVGKSTVTANIAVAMAEAGLSVGVVDADIYGPSIPGMLGIPGTKPAMTPQQMVIPAEAHGVKVISMGMLTDDDKPAILRGPMVTKYLQMFVKQVDWGQLDVLLLDLPPGTGDIQLTLAQAFPLAGAVVVSTPQDVSLKIARRGLRMMEQVNVPILGVIENMSGFTCPSCGTVTHIFHQGGGEAIAQELGVAFLGKVPLDPNVVDCGDDGTPLVKAAPGSPAATAYCQVAAALAQTGDSTGGIATPFAWSIADGAGKPMPAVPVTGGAPDKLAALDHDDGGLTLRWADGFEQRLAQRDLRLACTCAQCRDEMTSARLLDPDTVPLDTRITRIWSIGNYALGLSFTDGHDTGIYTFKALRAMHGTELEDV; the protein is encoded by the coding sequence ATGACCGGGCCTGAGCAAACCGCGGGACCCCGCATGATCGCCATCAGCAGCGGCAAGGGCGGAGTCGGCAAATCGACGGTCACGGCCAATATCGCCGTCGCGATGGCCGAGGCAGGCCTGTCCGTTGGCGTGGTGGATGCCGATATCTATGGCCCGTCGATCCCAGGTATGCTGGGCATTCCGGGTACCAAGCCCGCCATGACGCCGCAGCAAATGGTGATCCCGGCCGAGGCGCATGGCGTGAAGGTCATCTCCATGGGGATGCTGACCGATGATGACAAGCCCGCGATCCTGCGCGGCCCGATGGTCACCAAATATCTGCAGATGTTCGTCAAGCAGGTCGATTGGGGACAGCTTGATGTGCTCCTTTTGGACCTTCCGCCAGGCACCGGTGACATTCAACTGACGCTGGCGCAGGCGTTTCCGCTCGCCGGTGCAGTCGTGGTCAGCACGCCGCAAGATGTGAGCCTCAAAATCGCCCGGCGCGGGTTGCGGATGATGGAACAGGTGAATGTGCCGATCCTGGGCGTGATCGAGAATATGAGCGGGTTTACCTGCCCGTCCTGCGGAACGGTGACGCATATCTTCCACCAAGGTGGCGGAGAAGCCATCGCGCAGGAGTTGGGTGTGGCGTTTCTGGGCAAGGTTCCGCTTGATCCCAATGTCGTGGATTGCGGCGACGATGGCACCCCTCTGGTCAAGGCGGCTCCAGGCAGCCCGGCGGCCACGGCTTATTGCCAAGTCGCGGCGGCATTGGCACAAACCGGTGATAGCACAGGGGGCATTGCGACGCCCTTTGCGTGGTCCATCGCCGATGGCGCTGGCAAGCCGATGCCAGCGGTGCCCGTCACAGGGGGTGCGCCGGACAAGCTGGCGGCATTGGACCATGACGATGGCGGCCTGACGCTGCGTTGGGCCGATGGATTTGAACAGCGCCTCGCCCAACGCGATCTACGCCTGGCCTGTACCTGCGCCCAATGTCGCGACGAGATGACGAGTGCGCGTCTGCTTGACCCCGATACGGTGCCGCTCGACACGCGGATCACGCGGATTTGGAGCATCGGGAATTATGCGCTGGGCCTGTCTTTCACCGACGGGCACGACACTGGCATCTACACATTCAAGGCACTCCGCGCGATGCATGGGACGGAGCTTGAAGATGTCTGA
- a CDS encoding DUF6522 family protein produces MSDPTTRRRIRAQSSASDENAMGFVLDAPLQSGSPLRFDAPDGPLLARALFAIPGVRRIEVTGATIWAKKTEAADWDKLKPAIAAVIRHVLDETEAPLLWEDAPDDADPDAVLFREVEDLLDRQVNPAVAAHGGQISADRVESGAVYLRMSGGCQGCAASSATLREGVERMLRAALPQIREIVDVTDHAAGSNPFYARDDGPSPVLNRPVPEGVIDWDDGHIIVDPAYLAPKLGLTEDALRLGLQLGDVTGVTERGEGADAGKTRVIMRTTTRAWAAEVLSDGTAREIPPPREAGAAVNRERELADRVRAYLVARAPNQAPVTYGALARALGLWAPGSVRKITRALETTMREDAAADRPFIAARAVSRGQGSLPGKGFFELARSLSRGPHNGESDQDFYDSECARLNQALVDAGDQISSAESQVR; encoded by the coding sequence ATGTCTGACCCGACAACGCGGCGGCGCATCCGGGCCCAAAGCTCGGCAAGCGATGAAAACGCCATGGGCTTTGTTCTGGATGCGCCTCTGCAATCCGGCAGCCCGCTCCGTTTTGATGCGCCGGACGGCCCGCTGCTGGCGCGGGCACTTTTCGCGATCCCTGGCGTGCGGCGGATCGAAGTGACAGGGGCAACGATCTGGGCAAAGAAGACCGAAGCCGCCGATTGGGACAAGCTGAAGCCTGCCATCGCCGCCGTCATCCGCCATGTGCTTGACGAGACTGAGGCCCCGCTCCTCTGGGAAGACGCCCCGGACGACGCTGACCCAGATGCGGTGCTGTTCCGAGAGGTTGAGGATTTGCTCGACCGCCAGGTCAATCCCGCCGTCGCCGCCCATGGCGGGCAAATCTCGGCGGATCGTGTTGAAAGCGGCGCGGTTTATCTGCGCATGTCCGGCGGTTGCCAGGGGTGTGCAGCCTCGTCCGCCACGCTGCGCGAAGGCGTCGAACGGATGCTGCGCGCCGCCCTGCCGCAGATCCGCGAGATCGTGGATGTGACGGATCATGCCGCGGGCAGCAATCCGTTCTATGCGCGCGACGATGGGCCGTCGCCGGTGCTGAACCGGCCCGTTCCGGAGGGTGTGATCGATTGGGACGATGGGCATATCATCGTTGACCCGGCGTATCTTGCACCGAAGCTTGGCCTGACAGAAGATGCATTGCGCCTGGGTCTGCAGCTTGGCGATGTTACTGGTGTGACCGAACGCGGCGAAGGCGCGGATGCGGGTAAGACGCGAGTCATTATGCGCACGACCACCCGTGCTTGGGCGGCGGAGGTCTTAAGCGATGGAACGGCGCGAGAAATCCCGCCGCCGCGCGAAGCCGGGGCCGCCGTGAACCGGGAGCGTGAGCTTGCCGACCGGGTGCGGGCCTATCTTGTGGCGCGCGCTCCGAACCAGGCACCGGTCACTTACGGGGCGCTGGCGCGCGCGCTTGGGCTTTGGGCACCGGGCTCCGTCCGCAAGATCACGCGCGCGCTTGAGACCACGATGCGGGAGGACGCGGCGGCAGATCGGCCTTTCATCGCTGCGCGCGCCGTCAGCCGCGGACAAGGCAGCTTGCCCGGCAAAGGCTTCTTTGAGCTGGCCCGCAGCCTGTCGCGAGGACCGCACAACGGCGAAAGCGATCAGGACTTCTATGACAGCGAATGCGCCCGCCTCAATCAGGCGCTTGTCGATGCGGGTGACCAGATATCGAGCGCTGAGAGCCAAGTTCGGTAA
- a CDS encoding DUF4329 domain-containing protein — protein sequence MRLILACVVTLMTAPFAQAQSAEETEFITALYMNMNPLSIEFNREVCGYVVRRPSGELDSTKVSWGTNASCASLPVPPGVEVISSWHTHAAWGEGYDGEVPSTVDVEGDMRQGVNGWVSTPGGRLWFVNGQTGSMHQVCGRDCLPSDPNFFPEEHGPVAKSYTLESLRARFGQR from the coding sequence ATGCGATTGATCCTGGCTTGCGTTGTCACATTGATGACCGCCCCCTTTGCCCAGGCCCAAAGCGCCGAAGAGACGGAATTTATCACCGCGCTCTATATGAATATGAACCCCCTCTCGATCGAGTTTAATCGCGAGGTCTGCGGCTATGTGGTGCGCCGCCCATCCGGGGAACTCGACAGCACCAAGGTCAGCTGGGGCACCAATGCCTCTTGCGCCTCCTTGCCGGTCCCACCGGGCGTCGAGGTGATCTCCTCCTGGCACACACATGCGGCCTGGGGCGAGGGGTATGATGGGGAGGTCCCCTCCACAGTCGATGTTGAGGGGGATATGCGCCAAGGCGTCAATGGTTGGGTCTCAACCCCGGGCGGGCGGCTCTGGTTTGTGAATGGTCAGACCGGCAGTATGCATCAAGTCTGTGGCCGGGATTGCCTGCCATCAGACCCGAATTTCTTCCCCGAAGAGCATGGGCCGGTGGCCAAGAGCTATACCCTTGAAAGCCTCCGCGCGCGCTTTGGTCAACGGTGA
- a CDS encoding cold-shock protein codes for MANGTVKWFNATKGFGFIEPEGGSRDVFVHISAVERAGLTGLNDGQKVTFDVEAGRDGRESATNLALA; via the coding sequence ATGGCCAATGGCACCGTAAAATGGTTTAACGCAACTAAAGGCTTCGGCTTCATCGAGCCCGAAGGTGGTTCGCGCGACGTGTTCGTGCACATCTCGGCCGTTGAGCGCGCCGGTCTGACCGGTCTGAACGATGGTCAGAAAGTGACCTTCGACGTCGAAGCTGGCCGTGATGGCCGCGAAAGCGCGACCAACCTGGCCCTGGCATAA
- a CDS encoding nicotinate-nucleotide adenylyltransferase produces the protein MHVSREALKRFGLDRVWWLVSPGNPLKAEGPARLERRMAAARKLVQHPRVEVTDLEAQLGTRYTAETMERLFAAYPGVRFVWLMGADNLASFHHWQRWEWIMHNVPVGVMARPGQRISARTSKAAQVFRRYKLPASAAPGLAWSEPPAWCFLNVPMVDLSSSEIRARGDWVR, from the coding sequence GTGCATGTGAGCCGCGAGGCGTTGAAACGGTTCGGTTTGGACCGCGTTTGGTGGCTGGTTTCCCCTGGAAATCCCCTCAAAGCCGAAGGGCCGGCGCGTCTGGAACGCCGAATGGCGGCCGCGCGGAAACTGGTGCAGCATCCGCGGGTTGAGGTGACCGACCTCGAGGCACAGCTTGGCACGCGGTACACTGCCGAGACGATGGAGCGGCTGTTTGCGGCGTATCCAGGCGTGCGGTTCGTCTGGCTGATGGGGGCCGATAACCTCGCCAGTTTCCATCATTGGCAGCGGTGGGAGTGGATTATGCACAATGTGCCTGTCGGTGTCATGGCGCGCCCCGGGCAGCGTATCTCGGCCCGCACGTCAAAGGCGGCCCAGGTGTTTCGCCGGTATAAACTGCCTGCCTCCGCCGCGCCCGGTCTGGCCTGGTCCGAACCGCCGGCCTGGTGTTTTCTCAACGTGCCGATGGTGGATCTGTCGTCGAGTGAGATCCGCGCGCGTGGTGATTGGGTGCGTTAA
- a CDS encoding DMT family transporter yields MKSDTLRALPLMLVAMALIPMGDSAGKLLTTTYGAEPVFVAWSRFALGAVILAPFVLHLTPPRLFLDWRIWLRALLVVAGITSILTALKTEPIANVFGAFFVGPIISYFLSAWLLAEPISRGRTTLLLVGFIGVLLVVKPGFGMTPGLGFAVLAGLCYGAFLTASRWLATAARPRALLFSQLMIGALVLAPFGLTALPAFSAPVAAYTTVSALGSMLGNLLLVIALRLAPASAMAPFVYTQLVAATFLGWLIFSDFPDMLALTGLALLLISGLASLALPAGKSR; encoded by the coding sequence ATGAAATCCGACACGCTCCGCGCGCTTCCCCTGATGTTGGTCGCGATGGCCCTGATCCCGATGGGAGACAGCGCCGGAAAACTGCTAACCACGACCTACGGGGCCGAACCGGTCTTCGTAGCCTGGAGTCGGTTTGCGCTCGGCGCGGTCATCCTCGCGCCCTTCGTTCTGCATCTCACCCCGCCGCGCCTGTTTCTGGATTGGCGGATTTGGCTGCGTGCTTTGCTGGTCGTGGCCGGGATCACCTCAATCCTGACCGCGCTTAAGACCGAACCGATCGCCAATGTCTTCGGCGCGTTCTTCGTCGGTCCGATCATCAGCTATTTTCTGTCCGCGTGGCTTCTGGCCGAGCCGATCTCGCGCGGTCGAACCACCTTGCTTTTGGTGGGGTTCATCGGTGTGCTTTTGGTCGTCAAACCCGGCTTCGGCATGACCCCGGGACTTGGCTTCGCGGTCTTGGCGGGGCTTTGTTATGGGGCCTTCCTCACTGCGTCACGCTGGCTGGCAACAGCGGCGCGGCCCCGGGCGCTTCTTTTCTCTCAGTTGATGATCGGCGCGCTGGTTCTGGCCCCATTCGGCCTGACGGCCCTACCTGCGTTCAGCGCGCCTGTCGCGGCCTATACAACGGTTTCGGCGCTTGGCTCCATGCTTGGAAACCTGCTGTTGGTCATCGCACTTCGGTTGGCACCGGCTTCCGCGATGGCGCCCTTTGTCTACACCCAACTCGTGGCGGCGACGTTCCTCGGTTGGCTCATCTTCAGTGATTTCCCAGACATGCTCGCCCTCACTGGGCTGGCTCTGCTGTTGATCTCCGGCCTGGCATCTTTGGCACTGCCCGCTGGCAAATCGCGTTAA
- the dacB gene encoding D-alanyl-D-alanine carboxypeptidase/D-alanyl-D-alanine endopeptidase: MPPDTSLRPMVRPTGLARRAIPSAAELIAEARLGGRVGFAVADARTGEMLEVVHPLFGMPPASVAKAITCAYGLDRLGPGYRFRTRLVADGPVQNGRLDGDLWLVGGGDPLLGTDQLSAMARSLRESGLREVTGRLMLASNALPYIRAIDPEQPAHVGYNPAISGLNLNFNRVHFEWARDGGDYSVQMDARSETLRPPVARMRMRVADRDVPVYTYEETETRENWTVARRALGNGGSRWLPVRRPHLYAGEVFQVLARSNGIVLAGPGEGVAPQNGSVLAEHVSEPLEDILRGMMRWSTNITAEAVGLSASIAGGAAPGSLDGSAAEMNTWMDQRLGSRHTAFVDHSGLGDASRVRPQDMTHALVEAGANGMVRRLMKDIPMRDAEGNLIADHPVEVVAKTGTLNFVSSLAGYARAPGGRDLAFSIFCADLDRRQALSPAQMERPEGGRSYTRRSKRLQQRLIERWAGVYG, translated from the coding sequence ATGCCACCCGACACATCGCTTAGGCCGATGGTTCGGCCCACCGGTTTGGCGCGGCGCGCGATCCCATCCGCAGCAGAGCTGATTGCCGAGGCACGGTTGGGTGGGCGCGTGGGCTTCGCCGTGGCTGATGCGCGGACCGGTGAGATGTTGGAGGTGGTCCATCCACTGTTTGGCATGCCCCCGGCCAGCGTCGCCAAGGCGATCACCTGTGCCTATGGGTTGGACCGGCTTGGGCCGGGATATCGGTTCCGCACGCGATTGGTCGCGGATGGGCCGGTGCAAAACGGCCGTCTTGATGGCGATCTATGGCTTGTCGGTGGCGGTGACCCGTTGCTTGGCACCGATCAGTTGAGTGCGATGGCGCGCTCCTTACGCGAAAGCGGGCTTCGTGAGGTGACCGGGCGGTTGATGCTCGCCTCCAATGCATTGCCGTATATCCGCGCGATTGATCCAGAGCAGCCCGCGCATGTGGGATATAATCCGGCGATCTCGGGTCTGAATCTCAATTTCAACCGGGTGCATTTTGAATGGGCGCGGGATGGTGGCGACTATAGTGTTCAGATGGATGCGCGCTCGGAGACGTTGCGCCCGCCAGTGGCGCGGATGCGGATGCGCGTCGCCGACCGCGATGTGCCTGTCTACACCTATGAGGAAACCGAGACCCGCGAGAATTGGACCGTTGCGCGGCGCGCGCTTGGCAATGGCGGCAGCCGCTGGTTGCCGGTTCGCCGCCCCCATCTTTACGCTGGCGAGGTGTTTCAGGTCTTGGCCCGATCAAACGGGATCGTGTTGGCCGGTCCTGGCGAAGGTGTTGCGCCACAAAACGGCTCAGTGCTTGCGGAACATGTGAGTGAACCCTTGGAGGATATCCTGCGTGGGATGATGCGCTGGTCCACCAATATCACCGCCGAGGCGGTGGGTTTGAGCGCGAGTATCGCCGGGGGTGCCGCGCCCGGCTCCCTCGACGGATCAGCGGCCGAGATGAACACCTGGATGGACCAGCGGCTTGGGTCGCGTCACACGGCCTTCGTTGACCATTCGGGTCTGGGCGACGCGAGCCGCGTCCGGCCGCAGGATATGACCCATGCCCTGGTGGAGGCGGGGGCCAATGGGATGGTCCGGCGGCTGATGAAAGACATCCCGATGCGCGACGCCGAGGGCAATTTGATCGCCGATCATCCAGTGGAGGTTGTGGCCAAGACTGGGACGCTGAATTTCGTCAGCTCGCTGGCAGGCTATGCCAGAGCGCCCGGCGGACGGGATCTGGCCTTCTCGATCTTTTGCGCCGACCTCGACCGGAGACAGGCGCTCAGCCCGGCGCAGATGGAGCGACCAGAGGGTGGCCGGAGCTATACCAGGCGGTCAAAGCGGCTTCAGCAGCGGCTGATTGAGAGATGGGCTGGAGTCTACGGGTAG
- a CDS encoding nucleotidyltransferase domain-containing protein, whose amino-acid sequence MNHADAIATITETLRNHPSVRALFLSGSYATGFDDAYSDIDFVLVTPEGATDEIASLWREAISKTGEIVLWWDRNVRPVLINAITEDWLRTDVVILKPDQMGAQKQDALKPLFDHDQIYDTLPAKTAAPAPNPAYLRYQFEEFIRILGLLHLAVGREEYINGVLGVFHLRNKLVDLLIAETGVPHRGGVLHLNRLITDEQKDVLTALPPPVPARDQMIAGHLAYAKAYLPRARVLAKQWGVDWPERFEAATWAQLKKTLSIEKPY is encoded by the coding sequence ATGAACCACGCCGACGCCATCGCAACGATAACCGAGACACTGCGAAACCACCCGAGTGTTCGGGCTTTATTTCTCAGCGGCAGTTACGCCACAGGGTTCGATGACGCGTATAGCGACATTGATTTTGTCTTGGTGACACCCGAGGGCGCCACGGATGAGATCGCAAGCCTGTGGCGAGAGGCCATCAGCAAGACCGGCGAGATCGTCTTGTGGTGGGACCGAAATGTCAGACCGGTTCTGATCAATGCAATCACAGAGGATTGGCTCCGCACCGATGTCGTGATCTTGAAACCCGATCAGATGGGGGCACAGAAGCAAGACGCCCTGAAACCCCTCTTTGATCACGACCAGATATACGACACCTTGCCCGCGAAAACGGCCGCGCCAGCACCCAACCCAGCATATCTCAGGTACCAGTTTGAAGAGTTTATTCGGATCCTGGGTCTCCTCCATCTCGCTGTCGGGCGCGAAGAATACATCAACGGCGTACTTGGGGTTTTCCACCTGCGTAATAAGTTGGTCGACCTTCTGATTGCAGAAACCGGCGTCCCCCATCGGGGCGGTGTTCTGCATTTGAACCGGTTGATCACCGACGAACAAAAAGACGTTCTGACCGCGCTGCCGCCGCCGGTGCCGGCCCGAGATCAGATGATCGCGGGTCATCTTGCCTATGCGAAGGCATATCTTCCCCGCGCACGCGTGCTTGCAAAACAATGGGGGGTCGACTGGCCCGAACGTTTTGAGGCCGCAACATGGGCTCAGCTCAAGAAAACGCTATCGATTGAGAAACCTTACTGA